GGCCCGGGCAACACCCTGCTGGTACGCAGCGGCACGCGCACCATGAACCTGTCCTTCAAGGACCTGGAAACCTACCTGGGCACGCGCGCCACGCGTGGCCACCTACTGCCGCGTGGCTGGCAGAAGGTGGAAGGGCTGGCGGTGGAATAACCGAAAGCAAACAGCGCAGATGAAAAAACGGCCGGGGAAACCCGGCCGTTTGCGTTCCCACACGGCCCCACCGCGCGTAGAGCCGACCGTTGGTCGGCTGCACGATCCCCGTAGAGCCGGGCTCTGCCCGGCTGCACTTGCCGCGCGTTGCACGATCCCCGCAGAGCCGGGCTCTGCCCGGCTGCATCCGCCGCACGTTGCGCGGTTGCCGGGCAGAGCCCGGCACTACGCATTGCTGGCGAACGTGTCCGGAAAAGGAAAAAGCCGGGAAATCCCCGGCTTTTTCGTTCGTCGCTGGCTGGCGGATGCTGGCGGGCGGACGATGGCTTCTGCAGCGTGCTGGCGAAGGCTGGCTGGCGTGCAGAAGCGGAACAAAGGCACCGGTAGTGCCGGCCGCTGGCCGGCTCGACGCGATGCCCGAAGGCAGGTCAGTGCGCAGGCGTACCCTTCGCATCCATCTTGCTGGTCTGGTACAGCGCCAGCCCGATCCGCTTGATCAGGCCCAGCTGCTGTTCCAGCCACCAGGCATGGTCTTCTTCGGTGTCCTTCAACTGCACCAGCAGCATGTCGCGGCTCACGAAGTCCTGGTGCTGCTCGCACAGCTTCATGCCGGCGGCCAGGTTGTTGCGCACGCTGTATTCGGTGTCCAGGTCCTTCTGCAGCATCTCCTCCACGGTCACGCCCGGCTCGAAGCCATGCGGACGCATGTCCGGGGTGCCACCGAGGAACAGGATCCGGCGCAGCAGCGCATCGGCGTGCTGGGTCTCTTCTTCCATCTCGTGGTTGAGGCGCTCGTACAGCGCCATCAGGCCCTGGTCTTCGTAGCGGCGCGAATGGATGAAGTACTGGTCACGCGCAGCCAGTTCGCCGCGCAGCAGTTCCTTCAGGCACGCGATGACGTCCGGATTGCCTTTCATGTGGGGGTGCTCCTGATGAATCAATGCGCGCATGGTGCCCCATCCAGAATTCCAATGATCTAATCGGAATCAGTTGCAGTTGCGCTTGCAGCGGCCTCCACGTGGCGTTCACAGCCCCTACAATCCAACGCATACCACCATCGGGGGATGCTGCATGCGTCGTTGGCTTACGCGGTTGCTGTGGGTGTCGCTGTTGCTCGGCGCCGTGCTCATCGCCACCCTGTGGTGGCTGCTGCGCGGCAGCCTGGCGCACCTGGACGGCGCGCTGCCGGTGGATGGCCTGCAGGCACCGGCCAGCATCAGCCGCGATGCGCGCGGGGTGGTCACCATCGACGCGGCCAGCCAGGCCGATGCGATGCGGGCGCTGGGGCTGGTGCATGCGCAGGAACGCTACTTCGAGATGGACCTGATGCGGCGCAGCGCCGCCGGGGAGCTGGCCGAGCTGTTTGGCCCGGCCGCCGTGCCGGTCGACCAGCGCATGCGCGTGCATCGCCTGCGCGCCCGCACCCACGCCCACCTGGCCGCGGCCGTCGGCACCGACCCCCTGCCCCTGCAGGCCTACGTGGCCGGGGTCAACCAGGGCCTGACCGACCTGCGCGTACGCCCCTGGCCCTACCTGCTGCTGCGCCAGCGGCCCACGCCCTGGCTGGCCGAGGACAGCGTGCTGACCGGGCTGGCGATGTACGCCGACCTGCAGGACCCCACCAACCAGACCGAACTGGCCATGGCGCGCATACGCGCGGTGGTGCCGCCCGCGCTGTACGCCCTGCTCAGCCACGACGGCAGCGAGTGGGATGCACCGCTGTTCGGCGCGCCACGCGGCAATGCGGTGCTGCCGGGACCGGACGCGGTGAATCTGCGCGCGCCCGCTACCGCGCGCTCGGCCAGCGCCGCCGGACACGCCGACCCGGATGTGCATGGCAGCAACAACTTCGCCGTGGCCGGTGCACTGACCGCCGATGGCCGCGCGATCCTGGCCGATGACATGCACCTGGGGCTGCGTGCACCGGCCCTGTGGTTCCGGGTGCGGCTGCGCTACCCCGACGCCCAGGCGCCGGGCGGCACGGTCGACGTGAGCGGCTTCTCGCTGCCCGGGCTGCCCGCGATCGTGGTGGGCAGCAATGGCCACGTGGCATGGGGCTTCACCAACAGCTACATCGACAACGCCGATTACGTCCCCGTGCCCGCACACGCGCCCGGCACCCTCGACGGCATCACCACCCACACCGAGCGCATCCGTGTGGCCGGCCAGCCGGACACCATGCTGCGCGTGCGCGAGACGGCCTGGGGCCCGATCCTGCACGAGCGTCCCGACGGCAGTGGCGAGGCGCTGCGCTGGACCGCACAGCTGCCCGGCGCGGTGCGCTTGGACTTCGCCGACATGGCGCGGGCGGCCAACCTGGACGACGCGCTGCAGATCGCCGACCGCGCCGGCATCCCGACCCAGAACCTGCTGCTGGCCGACCGCCAGGGCCGCATCGCCTGGCGACTGATCGGCGCCCGCCCGGACCGCAGCGCGGACTGCCCGCCGGCCGGCGCGGCCACGCCGGTGGCCGCGCACTGCGCGCCCTGGCCGATCCGCAGCGACGCCTCGCCGGCGCTGATCGATCCGGCCAACCACCGTTTATGGACTGCCAACGGCCGCGTGCTCGATGGCAGCGCGCTGGCGGTGGCGGGCAACGGCGGCTATGACCTGGGCGCGCGTGGGCAGCAGATCCGCGATGGCCTGTTGGCGAAGGAACGCTTCGACGAACGCGACCTGCTGGCCATCCAGCTCGACGATCGCGCCGTGTACCTGCAGCGCTGGTGGACGCTGCTGCGGCAGGTGGTCGAACACAGCGACGACCCGGCGCTGCAGCGACTGGAGCGGGCCAGCCGGCACTGGGACGGGCGCGCCGCCGCCGATTCGGTGAGCTACCGGATGACGCGCGGCTTCCGCGGCATGGTGCTGGACAGCGTATCGGCGGGCCTGCTGGCACCGGCGAAGCAGCGCCTGGGCGATGCCTACCTGGAGCCGCGCCTGGCGCAGATCGAAGGCGTGCTGTGGCCGCTGGTCAACGAACGCCCCGCGCACCTGCTGCCGCCGCCGTATGCCAGTTGGGACGCGCTGCTGGCAGACGCCGCCCGGCGCCTGGAGGCCGACCTGGCCGCGCAGGGGCCCAACCTCGCCGAGCGCAGCTGGGGCGAGCGCAACACCGCGGCGATCTGCCACCCGGTCAGCCGCGCCCTGCCCGCCTTCGCCCGGTCATGGCTGTGCATGCCGGCCGACCGCCTGCCAGGCGACCGCGACATGCCCCGCGTGCAAGGCCCGGCGTTTGGCGCGTCCCAGCGCATGGTGGTGTCGCCCGGGCATGAAGCCGACGGCATCATCCACATGCCCGGCGGCCAGAGCGGGCACCCCCTGTCACCGTTCTGGGGGGCCGGGCACGAGGACTGGGTCAACGGCACGCCGACACCATTCCTGCCCGGTGCGACGGTGCATACGCTCCGGTTGGTGCCGACGCGGGAATGACGGGGTGACGGACGGTGACGGAGCAGCCGACCAACGGTCGGCTCTACCGCGATGTGGGGTCCAACCCCCACCCGGACGTACCGAAGGTGGGTCGGTACGCCAGACCGGTACGTAACGACCGTGGGTCGGTACACCGCACCCGAGCCTGCCGACGGTCGGCCGATACGCCCCACCGGTAGGTACCGACCGTTGGTCGGTACACCGCCGAATTCAACGTCGGCAACGTTCGATCAGGCTCAACAACGGCCCGGTCATCGCCGTGGTCACCAGCGCCATGATCACCAGCACGGCGAACAGGCGGTCGCCCAGGAAGCCCAACTCGTAGCCCAGGTTCAGCACGATCAGCTCCATCAGGCCGCGGGTGTTCATCAACGCGCCCAGCTTCCACGCCTCGTGGTTGCCCATGCCGGCGCTGCGCGCCGCGCTCCACGTACCGAACAGCTTGCCCACCGTGGCCACGGCGATCACCACCACGCACAACAGCAGGTCGCTGGCCTGCAGGGCGTCGGCGCGCATGCGCAGGCCGGTCATGGCAAAGAACAACGGCAGCAGCAGCGTGACCGCGAACGGTTCGACCCGGGTGGCCACGGTATGCCGCAGGGTGGCGTTGCCCGACACCGCCACGCCAGCGGCGAACGCGCCAAACAGCGCATGGATGCCCAGCATTTCGGTGACCAGTGCGCAGCCCAGGGCCATCAGCAGCATCACCAGCAGCCAACGGCCTTCCTGCCCGGCTGCAATCACCCGCCGCGAGAACCACGGCCGCACCAGGCCCAGCATCACCCCGACAAACACCACCACGCAGACCAGGTTGAGCGCGGCCGGCACCCAGCCCTGCGCCTGCGCGGCCGCCACGATCAGCGCCAGCAGGCACCACGCGGTGGCATCGCCGAGCGCGGCGCAGGCGATGGCGGTCTGGCCCAGCGGTGTGCTGGTCATGCCACGGTCGGCCAGGATGCGCAGCAGCACCGGGAACGCGGTGATGCTCAATGAAATGCCCACGAACAAGGCGAACCCGGTAAACCCGATCCCGCGAGGCGCGTGCGCCGCGTACAGCCAGATCGCCAAGGCCACGCCCAGCACGAACGGCACTGCGATACCGGCATGGCTGACCACGAACGCAAATCGGCGGCGACCGCGCAATCCGCCCAGGTCCAGTTCGGCACCGGCCACCAGCAGGAACATCAGCACGCCCAACTGGCTCAGCAGCCCCAGCGAGCCCAACGACGCGGCCGGGAACAGCGCGCCGTGCACCTGGGGCAACAGCGCCCCCAGCACCAGCGGGCCCATCATCAGCCCGGCGGCCATCTCACCGATCACGCCCGGTTGGCCGAAGCGCCGGAACAGCCAGCCGGCGCCCTTGGCCACCAGCAGCAGCACCAGCAGCTGCATCAGGAACAGGCCCAGCGGGGCATGCAGGTGCGCGGCCCAGTCGGCGCCCAGCGACGATTGCGCCCGTTCCACCTGCACCGCCACGGTGGGGCCGGCATATCGCGCCAGGCCCAGGCCCACCAGCAACGGCAGCGCCACCCAGCCCAGGTAACGCCACGCCAGCCCGCTACGGCGCATGCCGCCGGTGGTATCTGCTTCCATTCCCGATCCCCATCGATTGAGGGAGCGATTCTACGGGCTGGCGGTATTCCCGCCAGCCCTGCCACATGCGATCAGGCCAGGGCCTGCTCGTGCACGCCGGCCACCGCGCGCCCGGACGGATCGGCCATGCTGGCGAAGCTGGCGTCCCAGGCGATCGCCGCCGGCGAGGAGCACGCGATCGACTTGCCGCCCGGCACGGTTTCCGCCGCCGCCTGGGTCGGGAAGTACTGCTCGAACACGTGGCGGTAGTAGTACGCCTCCTTGGTCTGCGGCGGGTTGTGCACGAAGCGCTTGTCGGCCGCGGCCATCACCCGGTCGCTGATCTGCGC
This is a stretch of genomic DNA from Stenotrophomonas rhizophila. It encodes these proteins:
- a CDS encoding cation:proton antiporter, with product MEADTTGGMRRSGLAWRYLGWVALPLLVGLGLARYAGPTVAVQVERAQSSLGADWAAHLHAPLGLFLMQLLVLLLVAKGAGWLFRRFGQPGVIGEMAAGLMMGPLVLGALLPQVHGALFPAASLGSLGLLSQLGVLMFLLVAGAELDLGGLRGRRRFAFVVSHAGIAVPFVLGVALAIWLYAAHAPRGIGFTGFALFVGISLSITAFPVLLRILADRGMTSTPLGQTAIACAALGDATAWCLLALIVAAAQAQGWVPAALNLVCVVVFVGVMLGLVRPWFSRRVIAAGQEGRWLLVMLLMALGCALVTEMLGIHALFGAFAAGVAVSGNATLRHTVATRVEPFAVTLLLPLFFAMTGLRMRADALQASDLLLCVVVIAVATVGKLFGTWSAARSAGMGNHEAWKLGALMNTRGLMELIVLNLGYELGFLGDRLFAVLVIMALVTTAMTGPLLSLIERCRR
- a CDS encoding penicillin acylase family protein, which encodes MRRWLTRLLWVSLLLGAVLIATLWWLLRGSLAHLDGALPVDGLQAPASISRDARGVVTIDAASQADAMRALGLVHAQERYFEMDLMRRSAAGELAELFGPAAVPVDQRMRVHRLRARTHAHLAAAVGTDPLPLQAYVAGVNQGLTDLRVRPWPYLLLRQRPTPWLAEDSVLTGLAMYADLQDPTNQTELAMARIRAVVPPALYALLSHDGSEWDAPLFGAPRGNAVLPGPDAVNLRAPATARSASAAGHADPDVHGSNNFAVAGALTADGRAILADDMHLGLRAPALWFRVRLRYPDAQAPGGTVDVSGFSLPGLPAIVVGSNGHVAWGFTNSYIDNADYVPVPAHAPGTLDGITTHTERIRVAGQPDTMLRVRETAWGPILHERPDGSGEALRWTAQLPGAVRLDFADMARAANLDDALQIADRAGIPTQNLLLADRQGRIAWRLIGARPDRSADCPPAGAATPVAAHCAPWPIRSDASPALIDPANHRLWTANGRVLDGSALAVAGNGGYDLGARGQQIRDGLLAKERFDERDLLAIQLDDRAVYLQRWWTLLRQVVEHSDDPALQRLERASRHWDGRAAADSVSYRMTRGFRGMVLDSVSAGLLAPAKQRLGDAYLEPRLAQIEGVLWPLVNERPAHLLPPPYASWDALLADAARRLEADLAAQGPNLAERSWGERNTAAICHPVSRALPAFARSWLCMPADRLPGDRDMPRVQGPAFGASQRMVVSPGHEADGIIHMPGGQSGHPLSPFWGAGHEDWVNGTPTPFLPGATVHTLRLVPTRE
- the bfr gene encoding bacterioferritin, which codes for MKGNPDVIACLKELLRGELAARDQYFIHSRRYEDQGLMALYERLNHEMEEETQHADALLRRILFLGGTPDMRPHGFEPGVTVEEMLQKDLDTEYSVRNNLAAGMKLCEQHQDFVSRDMLLVQLKDTEEDHAWWLEQQLGLIKRIGLALYQTSKMDAKGTPAH